The Fictibacillus arsenicus genome contains a region encoding:
- a CDS encoding GntR family transcriptional regulator: MIDKTSPLPLYFQIEEAIKQKIDKGEWESGSMISSEREFAENYEVSRMTVRQAINNLVNDGYLTRRKGKGTFVSGKKIEQKLLGLTSFTEDMKARGYKPASKLVSFQTVEANHQLAKALEISQHEKVYEIKRVRLANEIPMAIETTFVPVQLIHLNEIHIKEGSLYSQVENAGFHIDYATQSLEASIAREAESEILEIAKGAPVLLIQRQTYLTTGKPLEVVHSVYRGDRYKFMIDMKR; the protein is encoded by the coding sequence ATGATTGATAAAACATCACCCCTGCCACTTTATTTTCAGATAGAAGAGGCGATCAAGCAGAAGATCGATAAAGGAGAATGGGAGTCTGGCAGCATGATCTCCTCTGAAAGAGAATTTGCTGAGAATTATGAAGTAAGCCGAATGACTGTTCGTCAAGCCATCAACAATCTAGTCAATGACGGATATTTAACGAGGCGCAAAGGTAAAGGCACTTTCGTTTCCGGTAAAAAAATAGAGCAAAAATTATTAGGGCTTACAAGTTTTACAGAAGATATGAAAGCAAGAGGTTATAAACCTGCATCAAAGCTCGTATCCTTTCAAACGGTTGAAGCAAACCATCAGCTAGCCAAGGCACTGGAGATTTCACAACATGAAAAAGTTTACGAGATTAAGCGTGTTCGTCTTGCGAACGAAATACCGATGGCAATCGAAACAACTTTTGTGCCTGTACAGCTTATCCATTTAAATGAGATTCATATAAAAGAAGGCTCCTTGTATTCTCAGGTCGAGAATGCAGGCTTCCATATAGATTATGCAACTCAAAGTTTAGAAGCTTCCATTGCCCGAGAGGCAGAAAGTGAGATTCTGGAGATTGCCAAGGGCGCTCCCGTCCTGCTTATTCAAAGGCAGACTTATTTAACTACAGGGAAACCGCTTGAAGTGGTCCATTCAGTTTATCGAGGTGACCGATACAAATTTATGATCGATATGAAGCGCTAA
- the nagB gene encoding glucosamine-6-phosphate deaminase, which translates to MKLITVSDEEELSRIAADILFTKVKSAKRLVLGLATGKTPQGMYRYLSKYSKECKQTFQHIHTVNLDEYVGSTTYHAYMEEHLFRHIDIPRDQIHIPDGEAASLIEECSKYEQMIKELGGIDLQVLGIGENGHIGFNEPGTSFDARTHVVQLTDSTLKANAKYFVDSEQPKQAITMGIGTILESKEILLLAIGERKANAVKELFKGSLSEDIPATALINHPNVTVLADKGARKLLDKES; encoded by the coding sequence TTGAAACTAATAACGGTTTCAGATGAAGAAGAACTCAGCAGAATAGCGGCAGATATATTATTTACAAAAGTAAAGTCTGCTAAAAGATTAGTTCTTGGCCTCGCAACCGGTAAAACGCCACAAGGCATGTACCGCTACCTTTCAAAATATAGTAAAGAGTGTAAGCAAACTTTTCAACATATACACACTGTTAATCTGGATGAATACGTGGGATCCACAACGTACCACGCTTACATGGAGGAGCACTTATTCAGACATATTGATATTCCCAGAGACCAAATTCATATTCCAGATGGTGAGGCAGCTAGTTTAATAGAAGAGTGCAGCAAATATGAACAGATGATTAAAGAGCTTGGCGGCATAGATCTGCAAGTGTTAGGTATCGGTGAAAATGGCCATATCGGTTTTAACGAACCGGGTACCAGTTTTGATGCAAGAACACATGTTGTACAGCTTACAGATTCTACATTGAAAGCGAATGCTAAATATTTTGTTGACAGTGAACAGCCTAAACAAGCGATTACCATGGGGATTGGAACGATACTGGAGAGTAAAGAGATTCTTCTACTCGCAATCGGTGAGAGGAAAGCGAATGCTGTAAAAGAGCTTTTTAAAGGATCATTAAGTGAAGATATACCTGCAACAGCATTAATAAATCATCCAAATGTTACAGTGCTTGCGGATAAAGGTGCTAGAAAGCTTTTAGATAAGGAGAGTTGA
- the nagA gene encoding N-acetylglucosamine-6-phosphate deacetylase yields MKPGVLLHGDYIDENGSLVKNGYLFIKNGKIEYVGGVNPLTQDEEAETYGMPSGSIIIPGMIDIHIHGASGADVMDGTEDALSIMEKALPAEGTTSFLATTMTENPLYIEEALEQTASFIENQKPGSAEIVGIHLEGPFISPKRAGAQPKGFIESPNIEMFKKWHERAKSHIRLVTLAPEMEGGLDLASYLSSNGIIASIGHSDSTFEEVKEGIRSGISHVTHLFNGMRGMHHRDPGVAGAALIQKELNVEMIVDGVHASPEMINLAYHSTGPDRTVLITDSMRAKGLGDGTYTLGGQQVTVKNGRAYLEDGTLAGSILSMNDAVKNMMKFTNCSIADIVKMTSVNAANELNIYDKKGSLSKGKDADITVLTEDYNVYMTFCRGELAYRRKEEKV; encoded by the coding sequence ATGAAGCCGGGAGTATTATTGCATGGAGATTATATAGATGAGAACGGATCTCTTGTTAAAAATGGCTATCTTTTTATTAAAAACGGAAAAATTGAATACGTTGGCGGAGTGAACCCATTAACGCAGGATGAAGAAGCAGAGACTTATGGGATGCCTTCAGGTTCCATTATAATTCCAGGTATGATCGACATTCATATTCATGGAGCGTCAGGTGCAGATGTGATGGATGGAACAGAAGATGCTTTATCAATTATGGAAAAAGCCTTGCCTGCTGAAGGAACAACTTCATTCTTGGCGACAACGATGACAGAAAATCCTCTTTATATTGAAGAAGCATTAGAACAGACAGCATCCTTTATTGAAAACCAAAAACCTGGATCAGCTGAAATTGTTGGAATTCACTTGGAAGGACCATTTATTTCTCCTAAGCGTGCAGGTGCTCAGCCAAAAGGATTTATAGAATCGCCAAATATAGAAATGTTTAAAAAGTGGCATGAAAGAGCTAAAAGTCATATTCGATTAGTGACACTTGCTCCAGAGATGGAGGGAGGTCTTGATTTAGCTTCCTATTTATCCAGCAATGGAATAATCGCTTCAATTGGCCATAGTGACAGTACTTTTGAAGAAGTTAAAGAAGGAATTAGATCGGGCATCTCTCACGTTACACATCTATTTAATGGAATGAGAGGTATGCATCATCGAGACCCTGGAGTTGCCGGTGCGGCACTTATTCAGAAGGAATTAAACGTTGAGATGATTGTTGACGGTGTGCATGCCAGCCCGGAAATGATAAATCTCGCATACCATTCAACAGGACCAGACCGTACAGTTCTCATTACAGATTCCATGCGTGCTAAAGGGTTAGGTGATGGAACTTATACGTTAGGCGGACAGCAAGTAACGGTGAAAAACGGAAGAGCTTATTTAGAAGATGGTACACTTGCAGGCAGTATTTTGAGCATGAATGATGCAGTGAAAAACATGATGAAATTTACGAACTGTTCCATTGCAGATATCGTAAAAATGACTAGCGTGAATGCTGCGAACGAATTAAACATTTATGACAAAAAGGGAAGTCTTTCAAAAGGAAAAGATGCCGATATAACAGTATTAACAGAAGATTATAATGTGTACATGACTTTTTGCAGAGGAGAACTTGCATATCGGAGAAAGGAGGAGAAAGTTTGA
- a CDS encoding exo-beta-N-acetylmuramidase NamZ family protein, whose amino-acid sequence MKKWGLFLTVLALVISMLPGTQILNATKGESFQHRQNFKTGLEMLMSDQVSLLEGKNVGLITNPTGVDRELNSIVDVLYNHPDIELKALYGPEHGVRGSAQAGQYVEFYTDPKTGLPVYSLYGKTKKPTPEMLEGIDVLVFDIQDVGTRFYTYIYTMAYAMEAAKENNIPFVVLDRPNPLGGEQVEGPVLDPSYSSFVGLYPIPLRHGMTVGELAKLFNEEFNIGADLEVVEMKGWKRSWTYEDSGLEWVLPSPNMPTKDTAITYPGAALIEGTNVSEGRGTTKPFELIGAPFINGDDLAKALNEQALPGVKFRSASFIPSFSKHVGKLSHGVEIHVTDEKLFQQVLTGITLVKTIHDMYPQDFAFRAEDSAGKSFFDLLIGNGWVRDAIESGSSVEEIVNRYQDELNDFKETRKNYLLY is encoded by the coding sequence ATGAAAAAATGGGGATTGTTTTTAACAGTTTTGGCTCTGGTAATTAGTATGCTCCCAGGTACACAAATCCTGAACGCAACGAAGGGTGAAAGCTTTCAGCATAGACAAAATTTCAAGACTGGTCTTGAAATGCTAATGAGTGATCAGGTATCCCTTTTAGAGGGTAAGAATGTAGGCTTGATCACAAATCCAACAGGTGTTGATCGTGAATTGAACAGTATCGTTGATGTGCTATACAATCATCCCGACATCGAACTAAAGGCGTTATATGGTCCGGAACATGGAGTAAGAGGAAGTGCCCAGGCGGGTCAGTACGTTGAGTTTTATACAGATCCCAAAACAGGACTTCCTGTATATAGCTTATATGGGAAAACAAAAAAGCCAACTCCTGAAATGCTTGAAGGCATTGACGTATTGGTCTTTGATATTCAGGATGTAGGGACTCGATTCTACACATACATCTATACGATGGCTTATGCGATGGAAGCCGCTAAGGAAAACAATATTCCATTTGTTGTATTAGACAGACCTAATCCGCTTGGCGGAGAACAAGTAGAAGGGCCAGTATTGGATCCATCTTATTCATCGTTTGTTGGTCTTTACCCAATCCCATTAAGACACGGGATGACGGTTGGTGAACTTGCGAAACTTTTTAATGAAGAGTTCAATATCGGTGCTGATTTGGAAGTTGTTGAAATGAAAGGCTGGAAGAGATCTTGGACATATGAGGACAGCGGACTCGAATGGGTGCTTCCATCTCCAAATATGCCAACAAAGGATACAGCTATCACTTATCCTGGTGCAGCCTTAATTGAAGGAACGAATGTTTCAGAAGGAAGAGGAACAACGAAACCTTTTGAGTTGATCGGAGCTCCTTTTATAAATGGGGATGATCTTGCTAAAGCATTAAACGAACAAGCACTTCCAGGAGTGAAGTTCCGTTCAGCATCTTTCATACCATCATTTTCAAAACATGTAGGTAAACTATCTCATGGGGTAGAAATACATGTAACAGATGAAAAGTTATTCCAGCAAGTGCTTACTGGAATTACATTAGTGAAAACGATTCATGATATGTACCCTCAAGACTTTGCTTTCCGTGCTGAAGACAGTGCAGGTAAATCTTTCTTTGATTTATTGATCGGAAATGGATGGGTAAGGGATGCTATTGAATCTGGAAGTTCTGTAGAGGAGATCGTAAACCGCTACCAAGATGAATTAAATGATTTTAAAGAAACAAGGAAGAACTATTTGCTTTATTAA
- the nagZ gene encoding beta-N-acetylhexosaminidase, which produces MIRFLILAAVLIVPLFSGMGKSDSVSAEQGNNGHLIIAQNIPQLDDEIKGETFDLSALLAYENGKYVEVKENLKWGSLNKNVASISNEGVVTLSGQSGKTFIFVTNGKSYDRIGIHVKHGEANFDKQKGHKYDIISNAVRSMSVKEKVGQMLMPDFRNWNGQPVTEMNDEIKELVKKYHLGGVILFRENVVTTEQTVRLVDEYKKANEDYGLLLSIDQEGGIVTRLQSGTDFPGNMALGATRSTELAESVGYAIGSELHSLGINMNLAPVLDVNNNPDNPVIGVRSFGEDPQLVADLGTAYTKGLQNSGMAATAKHFPGHGDTATDSHLGLPSVPHDKERLLEVELYPFQQAMNEGIDAIMTAHVTFPKIDPTTVISKKDGTEIALPATLSYEVLTNLMRNEMGFDGVISTDALNMKAIADHFGPVDAVIRAVNAGTDIILMPVGLEEVASGLYEAVEKGEITEERLNQSVERLLTLKAKRGIFKQVTETPVEEKIEHAEEVVGNITHKETELEVARKSITLVQNNGLLPADKNNLDSVVVIGNTYSDSLQKALAEHHSSVELIKSTQPLSEAQLTKVRNADLVVLGTYTFNVSGRSPSSPQMQMVNQVIQAAPDKTVAVGIRNPYDIMAFPEVTSYITQYGFRDASFKASAETIFGLNNPSGKLPVTIYRDADSVLYPFGHGLSY; this is translated from the coding sequence ATGATTCGTTTTTTAATTTTAGCTGCTGTATTGATCGTTCCGTTGTTCAGTGGAATGGGGAAGAGTGATTCTGTTTCTGCGGAACAAGGTAATAATGGGCATTTAATCATTGCACAGAACATTCCACAGCTAGATGATGAAATCAAGGGGGAAACCTTTGATCTTTCAGCTTTATTAGCTTATGAGAATGGTAAATATGTTGAAGTGAAAGAAAATCTTAAGTGGGGATCTTTGAATAAAAATGTAGCATCAATTTCAAATGAAGGTGTCGTTACGTTAAGCGGCCAAAGCGGCAAAACATTTATTTTTGTTACAAATGGTAAATCTTACGACAGAATCGGTATACATGTAAAACATGGTGAAGCAAATTTTGACAAGCAAAAAGGGCATAAATATGACATCATTTCTAATGCTGTACGTTCTATGTCAGTGAAAGAAAAAGTCGGCCAGATGTTAATGCCAGATTTCCGTAACTGGAATGGACAGCCTGTTACAGAAATGAATGATGAAATTAAAGAGCTAGTTAAGAAATATCATCTTGGCGGAGTCATCCTGTTTCGCGAAAATGTTGTAACAACAGAGCAAACGGTAAGACTTGTTGATGAGTATAAAAAGGCAAATGAAGATTATGGCTTACTCCTTTCAATCGACCAAGAAGGAGGAATTGTGACACGTTTGCAGAGTGGTACCGATTTCCCAGGAAATATGGCGCTTGGTGCAACAAGATCAACAGAACTGGCGGAATCTGTCGGATATGCAATCGGATCAGAGCTTCATTCTTTAGGAATAAACATGAATTTAGCGCCTGTCTTAGATGTGAATAACAATCCTGATAACCCGGTTATCGGAGTTCGTTCGTTCGGTGAAGATCCACAGCTTGTTGCTGACTTAGGAACTGCTTACACAAAAGGACTGCAAAATTCAGGCATGGCTGCAACTGCAAAGCACTTTCCAGGTCACGGAGATACTGCAACAGATTCGCATTTAGGACTGCCTTCTGTCCCACATGATAAAGAGCGTCTATTAGAAGTAGAACTTTATCCTTTTCAGCAGGCAATGAATGAAGGGATAGATGCAATAATGACTGCACATGTCACTTTCCCTAAGATTGACCCGACAACAGTTATTTCAAAAAAGGACGGAACAGAAATTGCGCTGCCTGCAACATTGTCATACGAAGTCCTAACAAACTTAATGAGAAATGAAATGGGATTTGATGGTGTCATTTCTACTGATGCATTAAATATGAAAGCAATTGCAGATCACTTTGGTCCTGTTGATGCTGTAATTCGAGCGGTCAATGCCGGTACAGATATTATCTTAATGCCTGTAGGGTTAGAAGAAGTGGCTTCTGGATTATATGAAGCAGTAGAGAAGGGTGAAATTACTGAAGAAAGGTTAAATCAGTCTGTTGAAAGGCTGCTGACATTAAAAGCTAAGCGCGGAATTTTCAAACAAGTAACGGAAACTCCAGTAGAGGAAAAGATCGAACATGCAGAAGAAGTGGTTGGAAACATCACTCATAAAGAAACAGAACTAGAAGTTGCCCGGAAATCGATTACTTTAGTACAAAACAATGGCTTGTTGCCTGCTGATAAAAATAACCTAGACTCTGTTGTAGTTATTGGAAACACATATAGTGATAGTCTGCAAAAAGCTCTAGCTGAGCATCACTCGTCAGTAGAACTGATTAAATCAACACAGCCTCTAAGTGAAGCGCAATTAACGAAGGTAAGAAATGCAGATTTAGTCGTTCTTGGAACATACACATTCAATGTATCTGGCCGTTCACCATCGTCTCCTCAAATGCAGATGGTAAATCAAGTTATTCAGGCTGCGCCTGATAAGACTGTTGCTGTAGGAATTAGAAATCCATATGACATTATGGCTTTTCCGGAAGTTACTTCTTATATCACTCAGTACGGTTTTAGAGATGCAAGTTTCAAAGCTTCGGCAGAAACTATTTTTGGTTTAAATAATCCGTCAGGAAAGCTTCCGGTAACGATTTATAGAGATGCTGATTCGGTTCTTTATCCATTTGGACACGGTTTAAGTTATTAA
- a CDS encoding type IIG restriction enzyme/methyltransferase, which yields MSIQGLTLKQSMSKNIQAIMPQEDDKLVFEANLVGFLENLYAKPEESEEFQKNLLKDFLKECFPNNFINTIERTDLAIYNGPSPESTVGILIESKSLKNKSEMMSKVNYNTKAFQEIIHYYLNERLIRKNLEVKKCIITNGLEWFVIEAKEIEKHFVKNKKLIDLYNKWRLAQLSSVKTDFLFKEVIAPAIDKAINDGLILAHFDLRNALKQNKKIEIQQNKLTQLYRFFTPENLLNKEIFADSNKLNKGFYDELLFLMGLEEIKVDNKKIIQRLPANKRQLGSFVENVVDRLQMNDVPTEKQQEIAIQLTVVWVNRILFLKLLESQLIAFNGEEKYKFLTKNLLPTFDDIYYLFFGVLAKKVHQRSSEMQEKFPQIPYLNSSLFEETELEISRDGLGIDRLREHQITFYSKTILKGKDGKRKTGKVEFLTYLFDFLSAYDFSTSVRHNKKDKNNLINAAVLGLIFEKINGYREGSFYTPGRITMYMSRKIIRDAVVEKINEIKRWNCKNIYEVQFNITSLDDAKEINKIINTLKICDPAVGSGHFLVSVLNELIAIKSELRVLIDHEERSMNDIRCTVVNDELIIQDFNGDNFTYKRGNPESERIQKAIFLEKRKLIENCLFGVDINPNSANICRLRLWIELLKNSYYYLEKESKTQQLITLPNIDINIKVGNSLLHKFRVDDSLDKRFSQIKNYTQLVSDYKSTNNKRKKQDIINQIDQIKLNFLSSIETPELRKVKRLNSNLAKVGQIDLFASKEDVKKQREEILEIEKKLNKAMADLEHSRQNPLFRKGLEWRMEFPEILDDDGNFVGFDVVIANPPYIYSSEGVFSTSEKRYFEQEYPLSKYQANTFGLFLELSFKILRKNGLYSMIIPNTFLTIGQYNTMRRYILENTGDVFILNSHDKIFEDASVDNCIISGKISSPSLVELAELQNEEVNVIKKVGPNELLKHQVFNLSVFKEGKNPLDISTIIKSIEDNSKILEPNYAIVRDGLKVYQKGKGEPKQTHDDNDFKKLKKDRDWFSPLKVDKNYWEIIKGEHIDRFKIFRGKEYIRYGRHLAEPRNPEMFMGERLLIRQIPRKAAYSLTVMHTDKPIMHERSLIAIRNLKINSYFILGVLNSKVESYYAIHKYDFLQRKTFPQLRLYQIKELPIPNATQEEQVHLSNLVEKQIALHTTSLPTENEREEMTNLDHAINEYVMDLYKLNQEEKQVIRDFKIE from the coding sequence ATGAGTATTCAAGGATTAACTTTAAAACAGAGTATGTCGAAAAATATACAAGCAATAATGCCACAAGAAGATGATAAATTGGTGTTTGAAGCCAATCTTGTGGGTTTTTTAGAAAATCTCTACGCAAAGCCTGAGGAATCAGAAGAATTTCAAAAAAATCTATTAAAAGATTTCTTAAAGGAATGTTTTCCAAACAATTTTATTAATACAATTGAAAGAACTGACTTAGCTATTTATAACGGTCCTTCTCCAGAGTCAACAGTAGGAATATTAATTGAATCTAAGAGTCTCAAAAACAAAAGTGAAATGATGTCAAAAGTAAATTATAATACTAAGGCATTTCAAGAAATTATTCATTATTACTTAAATGAACGATTGATAAGAAAAAATCTTGAAGTAAAAAAATGTATAATAACAAACGGTTTAGAATGGTTTGTTATTGAAGCCAAAGAAATAGAAAAACATTTCGTTAAAAATAAGAAATTAATTGATTTATATAATAAGTGGCGCCTAGCACAATTATCGAGTGTGAAAACAGATTTCTTATTTAAAGAAGTAATAGCTCCGGCAATTGATAAAGCTATTAATGATGGATTGATACTAGCACACTTTGATTTACGTAATGCTTTAAAACAAAATAAGAAAATCGAGATCCAACAAAATAAACTTACTCAACTTTATAGGTTTTTTACACCTGAAAATTTATTAAACAAAGAAATTTTTGCAGATTCCAATAAATTAAACAAAGGGTTCTATGATGAATTACTTTTTCTTATGGGACTAGAAGAAATTAAAGTTGATAATAAAAAGATTATTCAACGCTTGCCTGCTAATAAGCGTCAATTAGGTTCATTTGTTGAAAACGTAGTTGACAGATTACAAATGAATGATGTTCCTACAGAAAAACAACAGGAAATTGCTATTCAATTAACTGTTGTTTGGGTAAATCGAATATTGTTTTTAAAGCTATTAGAAAGCCAATTAATAGCTTTTAATGGTGAGGAAAAGTATAAGTTTTTAACAAAAAACTTGTTACCAACATTTGATGATATATACTACCTATTTTTTGGTGTTCTTGCAAAAAAAGTTCATCAAAGAAGTAGCGAAATGCAAGAAAAATTCCCACAAATTCCATATTTAAATAGTAGTTTATTTGAAGAAACTGAATTAGAAATTTCTCGTGATGGATTAGGAATCGATCGTCTAAGAGAACATCAAATTACATTTTATTCAAAAACAATATTAAAAGGTAAAGATGGAAAAAGAAAAACCGGAAAAGTTGAATTCCTGACTTATCTGTTTGATTTCTTGAGCGCATATGATTTTTCCACTTCAGTTAGACATAATAAAAAAGATAAAAATAATTTAATAAACGCTGCAGTACTTGGATTAATATTTGAAAAAATTAATGGTTATAGAGAGGGTTCTTTCTATACCCCTGGACGCATCACAATGTATATGAGCCGGAAAATTATTAGAGATGCTGTGGTGGAAAAAATAAATGAAATCAAGCGTTGGAATTGTAAAAATATTTACGAAGTACAATTTAATATAACATCATTAGATGATGCTAAAGAAATCAACAAAATTATTAATACACTTAAAATTTGTGATCCAGCAGTAGGTTCAGGGCATTTCCTAGTATCTGTGTTAAACGAACTTATTGCTATTAAAAGTGAGCTTCGAGTTTTAATTGATCATGAAGAACGATCAATGAATGATATTCGTTGTACGGTAGTAAATGATGAGCTTATCATTCAAGATTTTAATGGCGACAACTTTACTTATAAGAGAGGTAATCCAGAATCTGAGCGCATCCAAAAAGCTATTTTCCTTGAAAAAAGAAAATTAATTGAAAACTGCCTATTTGGTGTTGATATCAATCCTAACTCAGCTAATATATGTAGATTGCGTTTATGGATTGAGTTACTTAAAAACTCTTATTACTACCTTGAAAAGGAATCAAAAACACAGCAGTTAATCACTTTACCCAATATTGATATTAACATCAAAGTTGGTAACAGTTTACTTCATAAATTTAGAGTTGATGATAGTTTAGATAAAAGATTTTCTCAAATAAAAAATTATACTCAACTTGTTTCTGATTATAAAAGCACTAATAATAAACGAAAGAAACAAGATATAATAAATCAAATTGATCAAATTAAACTGAATTTTTTATCAAGTATTGAAACACCTGAATTACGAAAAGTAAAACGATTGAATAGTAATCTAGCAAAAGTAGGTCAGATAGATCTTTTCGCTTCTAAAGAAGATGTTAAAAAACAGCGAGAAGAAATTTTAGAAATTGAGAAAAAACTTAATAAAGCTATGGCCGATTTGGAGCACTCACGTCAAAATCCTCTTTTTCGTAAAGGCTTAGAATGGCGCATGGAATTTCCTGAAATTTTAGATGATGATGGTAACTTTGTTGGTTTTGATGTAGTAATTGCTAATCCGCCATATATATATTCTTCTGAAGGCGTTTTTAGCACTTCCGAAAAAAGATATTTTGAACAGGAATATCCATTGAGTAAGTATCAGGCAAATACTTTTGGACTATTTTTAGAGTTGAGTTTTAAAATTTTACGAAAAAACGGACTGTATTCAATGATTATACCTAATACGTTCCTTACAATCGGTCAATATAATACAATGAGAAGATATATTTTGGAAAACACAGGAGACGTATTCATTTTAAATTCACATGATAAAATTTTTGAGGATGCCTCTGTAGATAATTGCATAATTAGTGGTAAAATTTCATCACCATCCTTGGTTGAACTAGCTGAACTGCAAAACGAAGAAGTAAATGTAATTAAAAAAGTAGGACCAAATGAATTATTAAAGCACCAAGTTTTTAATCTCTCAGTATTTAAAGAAGGAAAAAACCCTTTAGACATTTCTACAATAATTAAATCCATAGAAGATAATTCGAAAATCCTTGAACCTAATTATGCTATTGTCCGAGATGGTTTGAAAGTATATCAAAAAGGAAAAGGAGAACCTAAACAAACACATGATGATAATGATTTTAAAAAATTAAAAAAGGATAGGGATTGGTTTTCACCCCTCAAGGTAGATAAAAACTACTGGGAAATTATAAAGGGCGAACACATTGATCGTTTTAAAATTTTTAGAGGGAAAGAATATATTCGATATGGACGTCATTTAGCAGAACCTCGAAATCCAGAAATGTTTATGGGTGAACGCCTTCTTATTCGACAAATTCCTAGAAAAGCTGCTTATTCATTAACAGTAATGCATACAGACAAACCTATAATGCACGAACGAAGTTTAATTGCAATTCGTAACCTAAAAATTAATTCCTATTTTATCTTAGGTGTTTTAAATTCCAAAGTAGAAAGTTATTATGCTATCCATAAATATGATTTTCTGCAGCGGAAAACTTTTCCTCAATTACGTTTGTATCAGATAAAAGAATTACCGATACCAAATGCTACCCAAGAGGAACAAGTTCACCTTTCCAATCTAGTAGAAAAACAAATTGCATTGCATACAACTTCTCTTCCAACAGAAAACGAAAGAGAAGAAATGACTAATTTAGATCATGCAATAAATGAATATGTAATGGATCTTTACAAATTAAACCAAGAAGAAAAACAAGTTATTAGGGACTTCAAAATTGAATAA